CAGTCATGCCGCCACGGTCGCTCCACGGGTGCGGGATTGACAAATGCCTTTGCTGATTCTGCAATACGGGCATGAGTACCGAAGAAGTCGAAGGCGTTCTCGCGGATGTCGGCCCCCGGCTGCGCCGGATCCGGAAGGAGCGCGAGGTGACCCTCGCCGCGCTGTCCGAGACCACCGGCATCTCCGTCAGCACCCTGTCCCGGCTGGAGTCCGGGCTGCGCAAGCCCAGCCTGGAGCTGCTGCTGCCGATCGCGCAGGCCCACCAGGTGCCGCTGGACGAGCTGGTCGGGACGCCGCCGGTGGGGGATCCGCGGGTGCGGACCGCGCCGCTGGTGCGGCACGGGCGGACCTACTGGCCGCTGACCCGGCAGCCGGGCGGCCTCCAGGCCTACAAGGTGCTGGTGCCGCAGCGGAACGAGGAGCCCGAACCCCGTACCCATGAGGGCTACGAGTGGTTGTACGTGCTGGCGGGGCGGCTGCGGGTGGTGCTCGGTGACCACGACGTGGTGATGAGCGCCGGGGAGGCCGCCGAGTTCGACACCCGGGTGCCGCACTGGTTCGGGTCGACGGGGGAAGGGCCGGCGGAGTTTCTGAGTCTGTTCGGGCCGCAGGGGGAGCGGATGCACGTACGGGCGAAGCCGCGGCGGGCCTGACGCGGGGCCGCGGGAGGTCGTCGCGGTCGTGACGCACGCTACTGTTCCCTGAACGGCAAGCGACCGCTTAGTATGCGACTACCCCAGGTCGTACGACGTAGTCGCGTGGAGGCATCGCATGCAGGCATGGCAAGTGCACGAGAACGGTGAGCCGGGTGAGGTGATGCGGCTCGCGGACATCGAGACGCCCACGCCCGGCGACGGCCAGGTCCTGCTGAAGGTGCGTGCCGCGAACATCAACTTCCCGGACGTACTGATGTGCCGCGGCCACTACCAGGTCAGGCCGCCGCTGCCGTTCACGCCGGGCGTGGAGATCTGCGGCGAGACCGAGGACGGGCGCCGGGTGCTCGCCAACCCCACGCTGCCGTACGGCGGTTTCGCCGAGTACGCCGTCGCGGACGCCGCCGCTCTGCTGCCCGCGCCCGACTCGCTGGACGACGCCGAGGCCGCAGCGCTGCACATCGGCTACCAGACAGGGTGGTTCGGTCTGCACCGGCGGGCCCGGCTGGAGGCCGGTGAGACGCTGCTCGTCCATGCCGCCGCCGGTGGTGTCGGCAGCGCGGCCGTGCAGCTCGGCAAGGCGGCCGGCGCCACCGTCATCGGGGTCGTCGGCGGTGCCGACAAGGCCGCCGTGGCCCGGGAACTGGGCTGCGACGTCGTGATCGACCGGCGTTCCGAGGACGTCATCGCCGCCGTCAAGGAGGCCACCGGCGGGCGGGGCGCCGACGTGATCTACGACCCGGTCGGCGGCGACGCCTACACCCAGTCCACCAAGGTCGTCGCCTTCGAGGGGCGGATCGTGGTCGTCGGCTTCGCGAGCGGGACCATCCCCAGCCCCGGCCTCAACCACGCCCTGGTGAAGAACTACGCGATCCTCGGCCTGCACTGGGGCCTGTACAACACCAAGAACCCGAAGCTGGTCCGGCGCTGCCACGAGCAGCTCACCGAACTCGCCGCCCGGGGCGCCATCAAGCCGCTGGTGAGCGAGCGGGTGCCGCTCGCGGAGGCCGCCGCCGCCGTGCAGCGCGTCGGCGACGGTGTGACCACCGGCCGGGTCACCGTCGTCCCCGCCCTCAGCAAGGGAGCCACCGCATGATCGACGCAGCCGAACTCAAGCGCCGTACAGCGGAGTTGCTGGCCGCCCAGCCGCCCGCCACGACCGACCGGCTGGACTTCCTGCGGGCCCGCTTCGACGCCGGCCTGGCGTGGGTGCACTACCCCGAGGGACTCGGCGGACTCGGTGCCGCGCGCTCCCTCCAGGCCGTCGTGGACGCCGAGCTGGAGGCCGCGGGCGCTCCCGACAACGACCCCCGGCGCAACGGCATCGGCCTCGGCATGGCCGCGCCGACCATCCTCAAGTACGGCACCGAGGAGCAGAAACAGCGCTTCCTGCGGCCCCTGTGGACCGGCGAGGAGGTCTGGTGCCAGCTCTTCAGCGAGCCCGGCGCCGGCTCCGACCTGGCCGGGCTCGGCACCCGGGCCGTCCGGGAGGGCGACGGCGACTGGGTGGTCAACGGGCAGAAGGTGTGGACGTCCAGCGCGCACAACGCCCGCTGGGCCATCCTCATCGCCCGCACCGACCCGGACGTGCCCAAGCACGCGGGCATCACCTACTTCCTGTGCGACATGACCGACCCCGGTGTCGACGTCCGGCCGCTGCGCCAGATCACCGGCGAGGCCGAGTTCAACGAGGTCTTCCTCACCGACGTCCGCATCCCCGACTCCCGTCGCCTCGGCGCGATCGGCGACGGCTGGAAGGTCGCGCAGACCACGCTCAACAACGAGCGCGTCGCCATCGGCGGCATGCGTCTGCCCCGCGAGGGCGGCATGATCGGGCCGGTCTCGAAGACCTGGCGCGAGCGCCCCGAACTACGCACCCACGACCTCCACCAGCGACTGCTCAAGCTCTGGGTCGAGGCCGAGGTCGCCCGCCTCACCGGCGAACGTCTGCGCCAGCAGCTCGCCCTGGGCCAGCCCGGCCCCGAGGGCGCCGGGATGAAGCTCGCCTTCGCCCGCCTCAACCAGGAGATCAGCGGCCTGGAGGTCGAACTCCGCGGCGAGGAAGGCCTGTTGTACGACGACTGGACCATGCGCCGCCCCGAGCTGGTGGACTTCGTCGGCCGGGACGCCGGCTACCGCTACCTCCGCTCCAAGGGAAACAGCATCGAGGGCGGGACCAGCGAGGTCCTGCTGAACATCGTCGCCGAGCGCGTTCTGGGCCTGCCGTCCGAGCCGCGCACCGACAAGGACGTCGCATGGAAGGACCTGGCCCGATGAGCGACCTGCTGTACTCCGAGGAGGAAGAGGCGCTGCGGTCCGCCGTACGGGACCTGCTCGCCGACCACTGCGACGCCCCCGGCGTCATCGCCCGCACCGAGTCGGACACCCCGCACGACCTCGCCGCCTGGAAGGCACTCACCGACGGCATGGGCCTCGCGGGCCTGCTGGTGCCGGAGGCGCAGGGCGGCCAGGGCGCCACCCACCGCGAAGCCGCCGTGGTGCTGGAGGAGTTGGGGCGTGCCGTGGCTCCCGTGCCCTACCTCACCAGCGCCGTCGTCGCCACCGAGGCGCTGCTGGAGGTCGGGGACGAGGCTCTGCTCGCCGAGCTGGCGGCGGGACGGAGGATCGGCGCCCTCGCCGTCGCCCTGAACATCGCCGCGGGCGGCGCCTACAAGGTCGTACGGCACGAAGACGGGTCCCTGCACGGGGAGTTGACCGGTGTCGCGGACGCGGCGGTCGCCGATGTGCTGCTGGTTCCCGCGGACGACGGCGGGCTCTACGCGGTGGACTCCGCCGACGTGACCGTCACCCCGCAGGTGTCCTTCGACCTGACCCGGCCGCTCGCGACCGTGACCCTGGACGGTGCCCCCGGGCGGCTCCTCGGCGACGCCGAGCCCGCCGTGCGCCGCGCCCTGCGGGCCGGGGCCGGTCTGCTCGCCTCCGAGCAACTCGGGGTCGCGGACTGGGTGTTGACCGAGACCGTGCGCTATCTCAAGGAGCGCAAGCAGTTCAACCGTGCCGTCGGCGGTTTCCAGGCGCTCAAGCACCGGCTGGCGCAGGTGTGGCTGGAGGTCGTCAACCTCCGGGCCGCCGCCCGCAACGCCGCCGACGCCCTCGCCACCGATGCGGACGCCGACGTCGCGGTCGCCGTCGCGCAGGCCTACGCGGCACCCGTCGCGGTGCGCGCCGCCGAGGAGGCGCTCCAGCTGCACGCCGGTATCGGCATGACGTGGGAGCACCCGATCCACCTGTACCTGAAGCGGGCCAAGTCCGACTCCATCGCGTTCGGCACCGCGGGCACCCACCGCGCCGCGCTGGCCGAACTGGTGGACCTCCAGGCTCCCTGACGCCGGCTGAAGTCCCCTGGCGTTCACCAGGGAAAGCCCGCCCCACCTGGGGCGGGCTTTTTCGTGCGCTCCCCGCGAGGCCGATGAACAGACGGCGGCACTCCGGCCAACTCCTGTCACGGGCATGCCCATTGGGGTGCGGGCCATCGCATACTCGCCCATGTCTCGTACCGCCCCAAAGGGAGGCAGAGCATGGCCCTCACCACCCGTCGCAGAGCCCTCACCACCATCGGCGCCGCCCTCGCGGGCGCGGTCGCCCTGCCCGCCGCACCGGCCCTCGCGGGCGAACAGAAGCACCGGCCCCGGCCGTTGTGGCGGGCGCACGCCCACAACGACTACGAGCATCCCCGGCCGCTCTTCGACGCCCTCGACCACCGCTTCGGCAGCGTCGAGGCCGACATCTTCCTCGTCGGCGACCAGCTCCTCATCGGGCACACCGTCGACGACCTCGACCCGACCCGCACCCTGGAGTCCCTCTACCTGGACCCGCTCGCCGCCCGGGTGAAGGCCAACCACGGCTCGGTGTACCGCGGTTGGCGCAGGCCGCTCCAGCTGCTCATCGACATCAAGACCGAGGGCTCGTCCACATACCTGGAGCTGGACCGCCATCTTCGGCGCCACAAGCACCTGTTCACCACCTACGCCCACGGCAAGGTGTTCCCCGGGCCGGTCACCGCCGTCATCTCCGGTGACCGCGCCGCCCGTACGCCCATGGAGGCACAGACCGTACGACGCGCCTTCTACGACGGCCGCCTCGCCGACCTCGGCAGCGCGGCACCCGCCTCCTTCATCTCGCTGATCAGCGACAACTGGACCCTCAACTTCACCTGGCAGGGCGTCGGCGCCTTCCCCGACGCCGAACGGCAGAGGCTGCACGGCATCGTCGACGCCGCCCACGCGCGTGGCCGGCAGGTGCGCTTCTGGGCCACCCCGGACCTGGCCGGACCCGCCCGCGACGCGCTGTGGGGCGAACTCCTCGACGCCGGCGTCGACTACCTCAACACCGACGACCTGGCGGGCCTGGAGGCCTTCCTCGACGCCCGAAGATAAGCCGGGAAACCACACGTTCGGCGGACAGGTCAGCCGCCCGGACGAACCCTCCGCTACGCCACACTTACGGCCGAACGCCGTGAACCGGACGGGACGGCGTGGCGGAGGAGGTTGACGATGGCGATTTCCATCTCAGTGGTGCTGCTGCTCCTGGTCCTGGCGGTGATCTTCCTGCGCAACGGCGGGCTGAAGGTCTCCCACGCCCTGGTGTGCGCGCTGCTCGGATTCTTTCTGGCCGGCACGAGCATCGCGCCCACCATCAGCAGCGGTCTGACGGCCACCGCGGACATCGTCAGCAGCCTCAGACCATAAGGACAAGCTGGGGCTCAGCCGGCCGAGAAGACCCCGATGCCGTTGGGGACGGGGCGTTCCGCGCCGCCGGTGGGGTGGTTGCGGACCGTCACCGAGGTCGCCCCGGGGGCGCGGGCGACCAGCGTCGACGAGCCGCCGCCGTCAAGACTGAAGCCGTCGACGGCGCCCAAGTCGCGTAGGGTGTCCGCTACTTCGGCGATCGTCAGACCGGTGCGGTACGGCGCCGCCCCGTCCACCGCGAGCAGCAGCACCCGCCGGCCGCCGGCCGAGACACCCACCGCGGTCCGCACCGCCGAGGTCGTCGCGTCCAGCCCGGGCAGCGGCACCCGGTCCCTCAGGACCGGATAGCCGCCGACGGCGAAGCGGTACGGGATCCGGCTCGTGGTCGCCACCAGCCGCTGCCGCACCCGCACGAGTTCGCCCACGGACAGCTTCCGCAACTGCTGCGCGCCCTCTTCCCGGCCGACGAGGACGGTCGTCCCGGCGGCGATGGGACCGCTGCCCGGAGTGTCGGCCGCCGCCACCACCTTGCCCCGGCGGAGCGTCACCTCGTAGGTGTCCGTGCTGCACGGGGCGGCTCGGTCGGTGTCCGTGCCGCAGCTGGCGCGCAGCCGGGAGACTCCACCCCAGGCGCTGGTGAAGGCGCCGACCGAACCCACCGGCAGGGCGTACTGGTTGAGCCCGCCCAGCGGCAGCTCGTATTCCCCGGTGTCGACGGTCCCGGTCAGGGTCAGGGCGTCGAACCGGACCCGGCGGTCCACGCCCATGCCGAGCACGTCACGGGTCGAGGTGCCCGGTGGCAGCGCGGGGCCGAACCGCTGGCCGTCCGGTACCGCCGCCTTGAGCGTGTGCCCGCTCGCGATCGCCGGTCCCACACTCGCCCCGGTCGCCTCGACGCCGGGGTGCTGGGTCTCGGTGATGTTGAAGAAGTCGCCGTTGACCCCGGACACCGCGCCCTGGGCGTCGGCCAGTTGGGAGACCG
This DNA window, taken from Streptomyces sp. NBC_00663, encodes the following:
- a CDS encoding helix-turn-helix domain-containing protein; protein product: MSTEEVEGVLADVGPRLRRIRKEREVTLAALSETTGISVSTLSRLESGLRKPSLELLLPIAQAHQVPLDELVGTPPVGDPRVRTAPLVRHGRTYWPLTRQPGGLQAYKVLVPQRNEEPEPRTHEGYEWLYVLAGRLRVVLGDHDVVMSAGEAAEFDTRVPHWFGSTGEGPAEFLSLFGPQGERMHVRAKPRRA
- a CDS encoding NADPH:quinone oxidoreductase family protein; protein product: MQAWQVHENGEPGEVMRLADIETPTPGDGQVLLKVRAANINFPDVLMCRGHYQVRPPLPFTPGVEICGETEDGRRVLANPTLPYGGFAEYAVADAAALLPAPDSLDDAEAAALHIGYQTGWFGLHRRARLEAGETLLVHAAAGGVGSAAVQLGKAAGATVIGVVGGADKAAVARELGCDVVIDRRSEDVIAAVKEATGGRGADVIYDPVGGDAYTQSTKVVAFEGRIVVVGFASGTIPSPGLNHALVKNYAILGLHWGLYNTKNPKLVRRCHEQLTELAARGAIKPLVSERVPLAEAAAAVQRVGDGVTTGRVTVVPALSKGATA
- a CDS encoding acyl-CoA dehydrogenase family protein, with translation MIDAAELKRRTAELLAAQPPATTDRLDFLRARFDAGLAWVHYPEGLGGLGAARSLQAVVDAELEAAGAPDNDPRRNGIGLGMAAPTILKYGTEEQKQRFLRPLWTGEEVWCQLFSEPGAGSDLAGLGTRAVREGDGDWVVNGQKVWTSSAHNARWAILIARTDPDVPKHAGITYFLCDMTDPGVDVRPLRQITGEAEFNEVFLTDVRIPDSRRLGAIGDGWKVAQTTLNNERVAIGGMRLPREGGMIGPVSKTWRERPELRTHDLHQRLLKLWVEAEVARLTGERLRQQLALGQPGPEGAGMKLAFARLNQEISGLEVELRGEEGLLYDDWTMRRPELVDFVGRDAGYRYLRSKGNSIEGGTSEVLLNIVAERVLGLPSEPRTDKDVAWKDLAR
- a CDS encoding acyl-CoA dehydrogenase family protein, yielding MSDLLYSEEEEALRSAVRDLLADHCDAPGVIARTESDTPHDLAAWKALTDGMGLAGLLVPEAQGGQGATHREAAVVLEELGRAVAPVPYLTSAVVATEALLEVGDEALLAELAAGRRIGALAVALNIAAGGAYKVVRHEDGSLHGELTGVADAAVADVLLVPADDGGLYAVDSADVTVTPQVSFDLTRPLATVTLDGAPGRLLGDAEPAVRRALRAGAGLLASEQLGVADWVLTETVRYLKERKQFNRAVGGFQALKHRLAQVWLEVVNLRAAARNAADALATDADADVAVAVAQAYAAPVAVRAAEEALQLHAGIGMTWEHPIHLYLKRAKSDSIAFGTAGTHRAALAELVDLQAP
- a CDS encoding phosphatidylinositol-specific phospholipase C/glycerophosphodiester phosphodiesterase family protein, which produces MALTTRRRALTTIGAALAGAVALPAAPALAGEQKHRPRPLWRAHAHNDYEHPRPLFDALDHRFGSVEADIFLVGDQLLIGHTVDDLDPTRTLESLYLDPLAARVKANHGSVYRGWRRPLQLLIDIKTEGSSTYLELDRHLRRHKHLFTTYAHGKVFPGPVTAVISGDRAARTPMEAQTVRRAFYDGRLADLGSAAPASFISLISDNWTLNFTWQGVGAFPDAERQRLHGIVDAAHARGRQVRFWATPDLAGPARDALWGELLDAGVDYLNTDDLAGLEAFLDARR
- a CDS encoding phosphodiester glycosidase family protein yields the protein MTHRRAGFRAGRRVLTFLTAFGTLAGAALMGAAPAGAVQDDAVPVASGVTYQEYDIQAAKGPTHIHVIRADLRDPKVRLDLLYPGAVAARAPVSQLADAQGAVSGVNGDFFNITETQHPGVEATGASVGPAIASGHTLKAAVPDGQRFGPALPPGTSTRDVLGMGVDRRVRFDALTLTGTVDTGEYELPLGGLNQYALPVGSVGAFTSAWGGVSRLRASCGTDTDRAAPCSTDTYEVTLRRGKVVAAADTPGSGPIAAGTTVLVGREEGAQQLRKLSVGELVRVRQRLVATTSRIPYRFAVGGYPVLRDRVPLPGLDATTSAVRTAVGVSAGGRRVLLLAVDGAAPYRTGLTIAEVADTLRDLGAVDGFSLDGGGSSTLVARAPGATSVTVRNHPTGGAERPVPNGIGVFSAG